The Petrotoga sibirica DSM 13575 sequence GTCTTATTGCTCTTGCCATTCCGTCGTGGCTCATTTGAGCCACTTTGTTTGCTTCTTCTTTAGACAATCTTGCATTTGTAGCTACGACGGATAGAGTTGTATTTTCACCCGGATTAGCATTAAAAGTCGATTTTTTCATATATTCAGATATATTCAAAAATTTCTTGTTTTTACCTATTGCCCCAGCTATTATTTCCCCTTTTTCATAAGCATCTCCTGTAGCGTTCACAACCGTTATAGCTCCGACAATTATTCCGTTACCTAATTCAATGGAGTAAGTTCCTACCCCTCCTTTCATAGCATTGTTAACACCTGCCGCCTTACCAACAAGTGCCCCGGTTCCTACACCCACACATCCTTCTTCAATACAATCTGATGTTGCTAAATTTGCTGCGACATAACCAGATCTTTTATCTGGTCTAACGTTTGGATCTCCTATATCCAAATCATAAATCACTGCAGCAGCTACTATTGGGACTTTAACGGTACTTGTTTGAAAGCCGATACTATTTTCTTCTAAAAATTGCATAACTCCACTTGCTGCATCTAAGCCGAAAGCACTTCCACCGGTTAATAAAATAGCGTGCACCATTTGAACAAGATTCCCCGGTTTTAGTAAATCTGTTTCTCTTGTACCTGGGGCTGAGCCTTTAACATCTACTCCACCTACCGCCCCATTTTCGGTTAGAATAACCGTACAACCTGTCAATGCTTTATAATCAGTGTAGTGTCCTACTTTTATTCCTGGAACATCCGTTATACTATTGAACATATCTAATCTTCTCCTTTTTAAATGACTAACTAAAAATTTTTATCCTTTAAGTAATGGAACCTTATCTATATATTTTAAAAGCTTTTGTAATTATATATTTCTACTAATTCTTTGTAATCATCAAACCAATAGGCTTGTGGATTTCTTTTGAAGATAAAAAATTTACCATAGTTATCAAGATTGTGCGATCTATGATAACGAAAGATAATATTTTTGCTAGTCAATGCGGCAACTTCTATTTTTCCAGATTCATGAGACATTACAAATCTAGGTCTTTTGGCTAAACCTGAGATATCTTCTAAAGATTCTAGGAATATTGAATAAGCTTTTTCTAAAGGAATAGTAAAACCTTTATTTCCCATGACAGGTCTATTTTGAAATACATAATAGGGAGGAATACCATTAAAGGATAGCTTTTTAAACAATGTTGATAATGTTTTAGGATTATCATTAATACCATGCAAAAGAGGAGTTTGATTCGCTATTATGGCTCCGGAATTTTGGAGTATATTTATTCCTTGTATAGAAAAAGTGGTTAATTCCTTGGGATGATTAAAGTGAACGATAAAATATAATTTTTTACCACTATTGGAAATTTCTTTAATTAAACTCGGTAGAGTATCATCCGATATTATTCTAAAAGGGTTAAAGGCTGGGGTCTTGGTACCTATGCGAATGATTTTTACATGATCTATTTCACAAATAGATTCTATAATTGATTTAAGTTTATTTGTTGAAAGAAGTAAAGGATCTCCACCAGTCAGGAGAACATTTGTGATTTCTTCGTGTTTTCGAATATAATCAAGATCTTGATCAATCTCACGGGTTCTAACAACTTCTTTACCTATGTTCTTGAACAATCTTTTTCTAAAACAAAATCTACAGAAACTTCCACATACATCATTTACTAATAGTAAAGCGGTATCCCTATACTTGTGTTGCAGACCTTTACTTATTGTATATGAATGTTCTTTTGAGGCGTCTTCTAATCCCCAATCTTCCAATTCTTCAACACTGGGAATAATGATCTTTCTTATAGGATCATTTTTGTCTTTCCAATCGATCAGGTCCAAGTAATATTCATTAGCTCTGAATTTATACTTTTCTTCAACAGGTTGAAGTTCTTTTAGCTCTTCTTGTGAAATTCCTTTTACTTTTTCTAACTTAGTTATGTATTCTGGATACATAGAAACAACTCCTTTCATATTTTTTAATGTACTCTATTAATAATTTTCTTTTTGAAAAAAATTATCCAGTAAAGAAGAAATCTCATATTTCAATCTTTTTAATAAGTATCCATAAACATTAGTAAAAAATAAATAAAGAAGTATTATTAAGAATAAACCTTTTCCCCTAGTTACAGAATCCGGAAGGAGCTCCCCAAAGAAAGTATACATAAGATAAAAAGCAAGGATTGAAAGAGAGGTAATGAATATGTGTTTTAACAACCATTTTTCTATAACAATAAAAGATAGAATTGGAAGAAAAAAGAGCAAAAATATACCATTTGCTTCTACAACAAAGCCACTGATAAATATTAAAAAGAAAATTGAAATACTGAAAATAAATGCATATCTTTTTTCTAAAAAGAAAGCTCCTAAAGGGAGAATTAAACTAACAACGGTGGGAGCGATTCTCAAATACCTTGAAATAAGGAAAAGCAAGTAAAAAAAGATTACCAAAAAAGCAGTTTTAATTAGGGGATTTTTTATGTTTAAATTCATAAACTTTTAAAACCAATTACAAAGATCTCCGCCAAAACATTCACAAAGGGTATCTAAACATACCGTGGCCCCTAAACATTGTAAACAGCTACCACATCCACTTCTTCCATAACTATAGTAACCCGCTCTAAAAGTATTTATTTTTT is a genomic window containing:
- a CDS encoding P1 family peptidase — translated: MFNSITDVPGIKVGHYTDYKALTGCTVILTENGAVGGVDVKGSAPGTRETDLLKPGNLVQMVHAILLTGGSAFGLDAASGVMQFLEENSIGFQTSTVKVPIVAAAVIYDLDIGDPNVRPDKRSGYVAANLATSDCIEEGCVGVGTGALVGKAAGVNNAMKGGVGTYSIELGNGIIVGAITVVNATGDAYEKGEIIAGAIGKNKKFLNISEYMKKSTFNANPGENTTLSVVATNARLSKEEANKVAQMSHDGMARAIRPVHTMYDGDTIFCLSTGDLPSDVTLIGEVAAEVVEKSIIKAIKSARKVGNILSYKDLNPSKR
- a CDS encoding KamA family radical SAM protein; amino-acid sequence: MYPEYITKLEKVKGISQEELKELQPVEEKYKFRANEYYLDLIDWKDKNDPIRKIIIPSVEELEDWGLEDASKEHSYTISKGLQHKYRDTALLLVNDVCGSFCRFCFRKRLFKNIGKEVVRTREIDQDLDYIRKHEEITNVLLTGGDPLLLSTNKLKSIIESICEIDHVKIIRIGTKTPAFNPFRIISDDTLPSLIKEISNSGKKLYFIVHFNHPKELTTFSIQGINILQNSGAIIANQTPLLHGINDNPKTLSTLFKKLSFNGIPPYYVFQNRPVMGNKGFTIPLEKAYSIFLESLEDISGLAKRPRFVMSHESGKIEVAALTSKNIIFRYHRSHNLDNYGKFFIFKRNPQAYWFDDYKELVEIYNYKSF